In the genome of Impatiens glandulifera chromosome 6, dImpGla2.1, whole genome shotgun sequence, the window TTGGTCTCTTCTCAGCTTAGATCTGCGCGAATCGCTTGTGAGTTACtaacttttattatttgatcTAATTGAGTATGCCGATTTACTTAGATTGATTCAGttcatattcttttatatttactGTTACTATTCTATGTGGTCATAATGTCGGTGGATTTGCtatattgtttcattttttaagtAGGACCCGTGTTTTGAGTTCCattgtctttttctttcttccttccTTCAAATTAAGCTTAATTTGGAGAACTTGTCTTTATTACTTATCTCCTCAAATTTGACTATAGGTTTTGTTTCAATTATCAGTCCATCAGAGTTAGAATCCTTTTACTTGTTTGTGGTCAATTCCTCACACTATATTAGTTAGACTTTCCagattttgaatattagtaacaaaaacatcaaattatttatCTCAATTGTGGAAAATTCAGCTACTATGAGTTTTATTCACATCATCTAATAGTATACTCACTAGATATTCAACAATAGTTAATATGATGCATTGTTATGGAACAAAGCATTATGGAtctgataaaaaaatttcttatgtatttcaaaattaaatctcTTGTAACTATGTGGAATAAAGCACTTCATTCTCTGCATCCAGTTTGTCGCGCACACGAGGTTGGTTACATTCTTCTCTGGCCATTAGGGCTTGTCTTGATTTGTAGGCCGTGGAAGTCTTTTGAGTGATAAATGGTTATACTTATCTGTTTTAAGGATGCATTGGGGTTTATAGGTTTTTCTTTCATACATTGTAACCTTCTGAACTCTCCAATCGGGTGTTTGCAGGAAATTCCAAGCCCACATTCAAGGTCTTAATGCTTTCATTGTCACAATTGAATGATTATGGTTAGCTGTTTctgtaacgaagtcacaatcaGGACTTCGATTATCGAACCGTGAAGATatttattagaaagtgaataaaactttagagaatgaaaataaCCTTGAATGAAAATTTGTCTATTGAACTTGTTAAACTAAGAACATAATTacaaaacttatataaaataaactataactTAGACATTAAACTAAGAGACATGAAAAGTCTCATTTACTAGATAAGACCAAGAGACTTGAACAATCCAATAGGCTCTTGAACAATAAAAAgactcattaattattattattattattactttactAACACTCCCCCTTAAAGTGATGTCCAATTAACTAGTCCCAACTTAGATCGTAGATCTTCGAAAGGACCTTTAAGAAGTGCTTTTCTGAAGATATTAACATCATTGTCTTCACTCTTTATTGCAACCATCTCAATAATTCACTCTAGTACTTTTTCACGAATAAAGTGATGCTCcaactcaatgtgttttgtcctcGCATGAAACACAGGATTTGAAGACAATTTAATAGcactcaaattatctccatCTATAGGAACTGGTTGATCAAACTTGCATAAAAATCCTCCCAAAGTCTACGAAGACATATGCACTCTTGTACTGCATGAGCTGATGCTTTGTATTCCGCTTCTATTGTAGACAAGAATATCGATCATTGTTTCCTGCTACTCCAAGATATGCTAGTATttccacaaagaaaaacaaacccagATGTGGACCTTCGAGCGTATCGATCTCCAGCAAAGTCAGCATCTGCATATCCTTGCAAGATAAATTTTGCATCTTTCTCATATAGTAGACCAATATCTAGTGAGGTATTAATATCCTTCAAAATTTTCTCCGCTTCTTCGAGGTGTGGTTTCCTTGGCTCCTGCATGTATCGACTCATCACTCCAACTGCATAAGCAATGTCAGGCCTTGTTATAGTTAGATAAAT includes:
- the LOC124943783 gene encoding secreted RxLR effector protein 161-like; amino-acid sequence: MTDGKKSYTPLDVNPKLSRDEGTCLPDPRPYRALVRSLIYLTITRPDIAYAVGVMSRYMQEPRKPHLEEAEKILKDINTSLDIGLLYEKDAKFILQGYADADFAGDRYARRSTSGFVFLCGNTSISWSSRKQ